The Amblyomma americanum isolate KBUSLIRL-KWMA chromosome 5, ASM5285725v1, whole genome shotgun sequence genome window below encodes:
- the LOC144133339 gene encoding uncharacterized protein LOC144133339 isoform X2 produces the protein MRRAFRNAAGLALATFLLAALPIAIAQEGFTARPTATAAKPPLQAAAAAVPSGGRTLKKRPNPSPSLAGPISAAARDALENFQVNENRIIRTEDSRRMGARYLNETELSSNRDCLLWCWETTSCNVAVFEEKGKGSCYLFDCGPPSHFLCLFTAHAFYTVSVLTLPARNTEAPAWPGSHHEQELTQLRQPHPLANAGPAREPSAVTQAPKLATTPSSPHQASGGQAEGDQEESSDTHRCQHYQFRCQNSSECIAVYNVCDGIPQCVDGSDEAEDLKCPGAKIPEASSAAKNTPTTTLPTTAEHAKAGSTTAVDSEQQQQDRLPPANSPQPSLTDDSPRHSSAVDVGGRMPKPMLGGHNSFPPLPHNNRLRWGDESGRNHLRPEYRDPYEEPFTPEQAKYYDYGQAYPESYRYWINDPDTQLYPMVADGIMQPQNFRAQKPRMNLQQHQYQQQQQQQQQQQQQQELQQQQQQRLQQQRFQQQQFRQHQLKQLQHELQQQKQQVSPVQDYPPSHWKMGRGPLSPPVDQGDNYGPQQYPPTVAPYGRHLHPGIGGHLNRPQDIPSSKGADQATGPQQSLPQESQPDSQMEPQPSLQEQPKLKPHPVMPAKPVAPAASEDDTFYQPVVEVAPPAPAPHQSSSKHLTKHLQKPNAKQAKAATGSEVPHHHNERPVQYSRLHEVANMQVSFTQVEQGGRGAETESGSAVLALTLGLCITGLLLVLVGCRLRLARHRLARRGGRSALAHDADYLVNGMYL, from the exons ATGCGTCGGGCTTTCCGCAACGCCGCTGGACTCGCACTTGCGACATTCCTCCTAGCAGCACTGCCGATTGCGATCGCGCAGGAGGGCTTCACGGCGAGACCTACCGCTACCGCGGCGAAGCCACCCTTACAAGCCGCGGCTGCGGCTGTGCCCAGCGGCGGTCGCACGCTCAAGAAGCGTCCCAACCCGTCACCTTCGCTCGCGGGACCAATCTCGGCAGCAGCGCGGGACGCGCTGGAGAACTTCCAGGTGAACGAGAACCGCATCATTCGCACCGAGGACTCCCGGCGTATGGGAGCGCGCTACCTGAACGAAACCGAACTGAGCTCCAACCGCGACTGCCTGCTCTGGTGCTGGGAGACCACCAGCTGCAATGTAGCCGTGTTCGAAGAAAAG GGAAAGGGAAGCTGCTACCTGTTCGACTGTGGCCCGCCCTCCCACTTCCTGTGTCTGTTCACGGCCCACGCATTCTACACTGTGTCTGTGCTGACGCTGCCCGCGCGCAACACCGAGGCCCCAGCCTGGCCCGGCTCCCATCATGAGCAAGAACTGACACAACTGCGCCAGCCCCACCCCCTCGCCAATGCTGGACCTGCGAGAGAGCCCTCGGCTGTCACGCAGGCGCCCAAACTGGCCACAACCCCAAGCAGCCCACATCAGGCCAGTGGGGGTCAAGCCGAAGGCGACCAAGAAGAATCATCAGACA CCCACCGCTGTCAACACTACCAGTTCCGCTGCCAGAATTCTAGTGAATGCATTGCCGTCTACAACGTCTGCGATGGCATTCCGCAGTGCGTGGATGGTAGCGACGAGGCTGAAGATCTCAAGTGCCCTGGAGCTA AGATACCCGAGGCCAGCAGTGCTGCTAAGAACACACCAACGACCACTTTGCCAACGACAGCCGAACATGCTAAGGCAGGCAGCACGACTGCAGTAGACAGCGAGCAGCAACAGCAAGATAGGTTGCCTCCAGCAAACTCTCCACAACCCTCCCTGACCGACGACAGCCCCCGACATAGCTCGGCAGTGGACGTTGGAG GAAGGATGCCCAAGCCCATGCTGGGCGGCCACAACAGTTTCCCACCGCTGCCCCACAACAACAGGCTTCGGTGGGGTGACGAAAGTGGCCGCAACCACCTGCGACCTGAATACAGGGACCCGTACGAAGAACCCTTCACGCCGGAACAGGCCAAGTACTACGACTATGGGCAGGCCTACCCAGAGAGCTACCGATACTGGATTAACGACCCTGACACGCAGCTCTACCCCATGGTTGCCGATG GCATTATGCAGCCACAGAACTTCAGAGCACAGAAGCCAAGGATGAATCTCCAACAGCACCAgtaccaacagcagcagcagcagcagcaacagcaacagcagcagcaagagcttcagcagcagcagcaacagaggcTGCAGCAACAGCGCTTCCAGCAACAGCAGTTTCGTCAGCACCAGCTGAAGCAGTTGCAGCATGAGctgcagcaacagaagcagcaagtGTCGCCCGTACAGGACTACCCGCCCAGTCACTGGAAAATGGGCCGTGG GCCACTGTCTCCTCCTGTAGACCAGGGCGACAACTATGGACCGCAGCAGTACCCTCCGACCGTGGCTCCCTACGGCCGACACCTGCACCCTGGCATAGGAGGCCACCTGAACCGACCGCAGGACATACCCAGCAGCAAGGGTGCAGACCAGGCCACAGGCCCACAACAGAGCCTTCCACAAGAATCACAGCCCGACTCACAGATGGAGCCACAGCCCTCACTGCAGGAGCAGCCAAAGCTCAAACCACATCCCGTCATGCCGGCAAAGCCAGTCGCGCCAGCTGCAAGCGAAGATG ACACGTTCTATCAGCCTGTGGTCGAGGTGGCACCCCCAGCACCGGCACCCCATCAAAGTAGTTCAAAGCACCTCACAAAGCATCTGCAGA AGCCCAATGCAAAACAAGCAAAGGCAGCCACTGGATCTGAAGTGCCGCACCATCACAACGAACGACCCGTTCAGTACAGCAGACTCCACGAGGTTGCTAACATGCAG GTCAGCTTCACTCAAGTCGAGCAAGGAGGTCGCGGAGCTGAAACGGAATCGGGCAGCGCCGTCCTGGCACTCACACTGGGCCTCTGCATCACAGGCCTCCTCCTGGTTCTGGTCGGATGTCGGCTTAGGCTGGCTCGACACCGGCTAGCACGTCGAGGCGGCCGCTCGGCGCTCGCGCACGATGCAGACTATTTGGTTAATGGGATGTACCTCTGA
- the LOC144133339 gene encoding uncharacterized protein LOC144133339 isoform X1, with protein MRRAFRNAAGLALATFLLAALPIAIAQEGFTARPTATAAKPPLQAAAAAVPSGGRTLKKRPNPSPSLAGPISAAARDALENFQVNENRIIRTEDSRRMGARYLNETELSSNRDCLLWCWETTSCNVAVFEEKGKGSCYLFDCGPPSHFLCLFTAHAFYTVSVLTLPARNTEAPAWPGSHHEQELTQLRQPHPLANAGPAREPSAVTQAPKLATTPSSPHQASGGQAEGDQEESSDSKAHRCQHYQFRCQNSSECIAVYNVCDGIPQCVDGSDEAEDLKCPGAKIPEASSAAKNTPTTTLPTTAEHAKAGSTTAVDSEQQQQDRLPPANSPQPSLTDDSPRHSSAVDVGGRMPKPMLGGHNSFPPLPHNNRLRWGDESGRNHLRPEYRDPYEEPFTPEQAKYYDYGQAYPESYRYWINDPDTQLYPMVADGIMQPQNFRAQKPRMNLQQHQYQQQQQQQQQQQQQQELQQQQQQRLQQQRFQQQQFRQHQLKQLQHELQQQKQQVSPVQDYPPSHWKMGRGPLSPPVDQGDNYGPQQYPPTVAPYGRHLHPGIGGHLNRPQDIPSSKGADQATGPQQSLPQESQPDSQMEPQPSLQEQPKLKPHPVMPAKPVAPAASEDDTFYQPVVEVAPPAPAPHQSSSKHLTKHLQKPNAKQAKAATGSEVPHHHNERPVQYSRLHEVANMQVSFTQVEQGGRGAETESGSAVLALTLGLCITGLLLVLVGCRLRLARHRLARRGGRSALAHDADYLVNGMYL; from the exons ATGCGTCGGGCTTTCCGCAACGCCGCTGGACTCGCACTTGCGACATTCCTCCTAGCAGCACTGCCGATTGCGATCGCGCAGGAGGGCTTCACGGCGAGACCTACCGCTACCGCGGCGAAGCCACCCTTACAAGCCGCGGCTGCGGCTGTGCCCAGCGGCGGTCGCACGCTCAAGAAGCGTCCCAACCCGTCACCTTCGCTCGCGGGACCAATCTCGGCAGCAGCGCGGGACGCGCTGGAGAACTTCCAGGTGAACGAGAACCGCATCATTCGCACCGAGGACTCCCGGCGTATGGGAGCGCGCTACCTGAACGAAACCGAACTGAGCTCCAACCGCGACTGCCTGCTCTGGTGCTGGGAGACCACCAGCTGCAATGTAGCCGTGTTCGAAGAAAAG GGAAAGGGAAGCTGCTACCTGTTCGACTGTGGCCCGCCCTCCCACTTCCTGTGTCTGTTCACGGCCCACGCATTCTACACTGTGTCTGTGCTGACGCTGCCCGCGCGCAACACCGAGGCCCCAGCCTGGCCCGGCTCCCATCATGAGCAAGAACTGACACAACTGCGCCAGCCCCACCCCCTCGCCAATGCTGGACCTGCGAGAGAGCCCTCGGCTGTCACGCAGGCGCCCAAACTGGCCACAACCCCAAGCAGCCCACATCAGGCCAGTGGGGGTCAAGCCGAAGGCGACCAAGAAGAATCATCAGACAGTAAGG CCCACCGCTGTCAACACTACCAGTTCCGCTGCCAGAATTCTAGTGAATGCATTGCCGTCTACAACGTCTGCGATGGCATTCCGCAGTGCGTGGATGGTAGCGACGAGGCTGAAGATCTCAAGTGCCCTGGAGCTA AGATACCCGAGGCCAGCAGTGCTGCTAAGAACACACCAACGACCACTTTGCCAACGACAGCCGAACATGCTAAGGCAGGCAGCACGACTGCAGTAGACAGCGAGCAGCAACAGCAAGATAGGTTGCCTCCAGCAAACTCTCCACAACCCTCCCTGACCGACGACAGCCCCCGACATAGCTCGGCAGTGGACGTTGGAG GAAGGATGCCCAAGCCCATGCTGGGCGGCCACAACAGTTTCCCACCGCTGCCCCACAACAACAGGCTTCGGTGGGGTGACGAAAGTGGCCGCAACCACCTGCGACCTGAATACAGGGACCCGTACGAAGAACCCTTCACGCCGGAACAGGCCAAGTACTACGACTATGGGCAGGCCTACCCAGAGAGCTACCGATACTGGATTAACGACCCTGACACGCAGCTCTACCCCATGGTTGCCGATG GCATTATGCAGCCACAGAACTTCAGAGCACAGAAGCCAAGGATGAATCTCCAACAGCACCAgtaccaacagcagcagcagcagcagcaacagcaacagcagcagcaagagcttcagcagcagcagcaacagaggcTGCAGCAACAGCGCTTCCAGCAACAGCAGTTTCGTCAGCACCAGCTGAAGCAGTTGCAGCATGAGctgcagcaacagaagcagcaagtGTCGCCCGTACAGGACTACCCGCCCAGTCACTGGAAAATGGGCCGTGG GCCACTGTCTCCTCCTGTAGACCAGGGCGACAACTATGGACCGCAGCAGTACCCTCCGACCGTGGCTCCCTACGGCCGACACCTGCACCCTGGCATAGGAGGCCACCTGAACCGACCGCAGGACATACCCAGCAGCAAGGGTGCAGACCAGGCCACAGGCCCACAACAGAGCCTTCCACAAGAATCACAGCCCGACTCACAGATGGAGCCACAGCCCTCACTGCAGGAGCAGCCAAAGCTCAAACCACATCCCGTCATGCCGGCAAAGCCAGTCGCGCCAGCTGCAAGCGAAGATG ACACGTTCTATCAGCCTGTGGTCGAGGTGGCACCCCCAGCACCGGCACCCCATCAAAGTAGTTCAAAGCACCTCACAAAGCATCTGCAGA AGCCCAATGCAAAACAAGCAAAGGCAGCCACTGGATCTGAAGTGCCGCACCATCACAACGAACGACCCGTTCAGTACAGCAGACTCCACGAGGTTGCTAACATGCAG GTCAGCTTCACTCAAGTCGAGCAAGGAGGTCGCGGAGCTGAAACGGAATCGGGCAGCGCCGTCCTGGCACTCACACTGGGCCTCTGCATCACAGGCCTCCTCCTGGTTCTGGTCGGATGTCGGCTTAGGCTGGCTCGACACCGGCTAGCACGTCGAGGCGGCCGCTCGGCGCTCGCGCACGATGCAGACTATTTGGTTAATGGGATGTACCTCTGA